One genomic region from Nitrospira sp. encodes:
- a CDS encoding DegQ family serine endoprotease, with protein MNQIDFDRKPPQRTRSWLFAATLLTAGIIIGFVIASDLGWLPTGHAVPDSSSVAQPVPPPPVVRPVSTAPQPALAGSSQTFVEIAKSVKPAVVNIYATKSGRGEGSGTAPFDDPLFRKFFGDEFFRKFEHPKERKERGLGSGVIVESNGLIITNNHVVGKADEIRVTLSDKREFKAKLIGTDPKTDVAVVKIDATGLPTVAWADSDKLEVGEFVLAVGNPFGLTQTVTLGIVSALGRAAGIAEYEDFIQTDAAINPGNSGGPLVNVRGELVGMNTAIFSQSGGNMGIGFAVPSNMAMSIMNQLVQTGKVVRGWLGVSIQELTPELASQFGITETKGVLVSDVMDDSPAKKAGFERADVIVEYDGKPMDSPTHLRNAVAQTPAGKKVTIKFIRDKKPKTVDLIIAEQPKSMSQSGEDDGGESTTPTGVLSSLDVRDLTQELASRYGLKSSERGVVIVRVKPGSTAEELGVREGDIVLEVNRQAVSSVKVFERIAGKLPKDQPVLLLLKRQGRTIYLTLRP; from the coding sequence ATGAATCAAATAGATTTTGACCGCAAACCACCTCAGAGAACCAGAAGTTGGCTGTTTGCCGCAACCTTGTTGACGGCTGGGATCATCATTGGGTTTGTGATTGCATCGGACCTTGGCTGGTTACCTACCGGGCATGCGGTCCCTGATTCTTCTTCCGTTGCTCAGCCTGTTCCGCCCCCTCCCGTCGTCAGACCCGTCTCGACCGCTCCACAACCTGCGTTGGCCGGGAGTAGTCAAACATTCGTGGAAATAGCAAAATCAGTCAAACCGGCAGTGGTGAATATCTACGCGACCAAAAGCGGACGTGGTGAAGGCTCCGGCACCGCACCGTTCGATGACCCATTGTTTAGAAAGTTTTTCGGCGACGAGTTTTTCCGGAAGTTTGAACACCCGAAAGAACGAAAAGAGCGAGGACTTGGGTCCGGCGTGATCGTCGAATCAAACGGACTCATCATCACCAACAATCATGTCGTCGGCAAGGCGGATGAAATTCGCGTCACCTTGTCAGACAAGCGCGAATTCAAAGCGAAGCTGATCGGCACCGATCCGAAGACTGACGTGGCCGTCGTGAAGATCGACGCGACGGGGCTTCCGACCGTAGCCTGGGCCGATTCAGACAAACTGGAGGTCGGAGAGTTTGTTCTGGCCGTCGGGAATCCATTCGGACTAACCCAAACCGTCACCTTGGGGATCGTCAGTGCCCTAGGGCGAGCCGCAGGTATTGCTGAATACGAAGATTTCATCCAGACGGATGCGGCCATCAACCCGGGCAACTCCGGTGGTCCCTTGGTCAATGTGCGGGGCGAATTGGTAGGGATGAATACCGCTATATTCAGCCAGAGCGGCGGAAACATGGGGATCGGTTTTGCCGTGCCGAGCAATATGGCTATGTCCATTATGAACCAGCTCGTACAAACGGGAAAAGTCGTCCGTGGCTGGCTTGGGGTATCTATTCAGGAGTTGACGCCGGAACTGGCATCCCAATTTGGCATCACGGAGACGAAGGGTGTGCTCGTGAGCGATGTCATGGACGACAGCCCGGCGAAAAAAGCCGGATTCGAACGAGCCGACGTCATCGTCGAGTATGACGGCAAACCCATGGATTCACCGACTCACCTGCGTAATGCCGTGGCTCAAACGCCGGCTGGGAAAAAAGTCACCATCAAGTTCATTCGCGATAAAAAACCGAAAACAGTCGACCTCATCATCGCCGAACAGCCCAAGTCTATGTCGCAAAGCGGCGAGGACGATGGAGGGGAATCGACCACGCCGACGGGTGTGCTCTCCAGCCTTGATGTCCGAGACTTGACCCAAGAGTTGGCGAGTCGGTACGGGCTGAAGTCGAGTGAGCGGGGCGTGGTGATCGTTCGGGTCAAGCCCGGGAGTACGGCCGAGGAATTGGGAGTTCGCGAAGGCGATATCGTCCTGGAGGTGAATCGCCAAGCTGTGTCGTCGGTGAAGGTTTTTGAGCGAATCGCCGGCAAGTTGCCCAAGGACCAACCGGTCTTGCTTTTGTTGAAACGGCAGGGACGGACGATCTACCTGACGCTTCGTCCATGA
- the ispD gene encoding 2-C-methyl-D-erythritol 4-phosphate cytidylyltransferase, translating into MNNHTVALVPAAGRGLRMGGSVPKQFLVLGGQPLVLHSLHVLQASSVIEEIILAVPQNEMDYCLNEIVAKHGFTKVTKVVPGGQERQDSVRHALEVVHDDVDVVLVHDAVRPFLTEQMVEGVVKGARAMGAAIIALPVRDTVKQVRADHVIERTVDRQSLWLAQTPQAFRRDWLLAAHRKAHAEGVRATDDAYLIEWTGHPVSVVEGSGENIKVTRPEDMGIGEAILASRRLSGTKGSV; encoded by the coding sequence GTGAATAACCACACCGTGGCTCTTGTCCCTGCCGCTGGGCGGGGGCTTCGCATGGGCGGCTCGGTACCCAAACAATTTCTCGTGCTCGGCGGCCAGCCCCTCGTCCTCCATTCGCTCCATGTGCTTCAGGCTTCTTCCGTCATTGAGGAAATCATTCTGGCGGTTCCCCAGAACGAGATGGACTATTGCCTCAATGAGATCGTGGCGAAGCATGGGTTTACCAAGGTGACGAAAGTGGTGCCGGGAGGACAGGAACGGCAAGACTCCGTCAGACATGCGCTTGAGGTGGTCCATGACGATGTCGATGTGGTGTTGGTGCATGACGCAGTTCGTCCGTTTCTCACAGAGCAGATGGTGGAAGGAGTTGTGAAGGGGGCACGGGCCATGGGAGCGGCAATTATCGCCCTTCCCGTGAGGGATACCGTCAAGCAAGTGAGAGCTGATCATGTCATTGAGCGCACGGTTGATCGGCAGTCATTGTGGCTGGCTCAAACCCCGCAAGCCTTCCGTCGAGACTGGTTGTTGGCAGCCCATCGCAAGGCTCACGCTGAAGGAGTACGTGCCACCGATGATGCCTATCTCATCGAGTGGACTGGACATCCTGTGTCTGTGGTCGAAGGAAGCGGCGAAAACATCAAGGTCACGAGGCCGGAAGACATGGGGATCGGCGAGGCGATCTTGGCATCGCGCCGATTGAGCGGCACAAAGGGATCGGTATGA
- a CDS encoding TatD family hydrolase: MIDTHTHLDDARYNDDRDTVITRARNAGVEAFVTIGCDLTTSQAAVALAERYPFVYASVGVHPHEVKHVRDGWYDEFRRLAKNKNVVAYGEIGLDYHYNHSSPDEQRDRFREQIQLARELALPVIIHTREAQEDTVTILKEERASEIGGVFHCFSGDSWLAEKALELGFYLSFSGILTFQNATPLREIAKQTPLDRVLIETDCPYLTPVPYRGKRNEPAYVSQVAKQLAVLHPELSLDDVQRITTVNARRLFKIA; the protein is encoded by the coding sequence ATGATCGACACGCACACGCACCTCGATGATGCTCGTTATAACGACGATAGAGACACAGTCATCACCCGCGCGCGGAATGCAGGGGTTGAGGCATTCGTCACTATCGGCTGTGATCTGACGACCAGCCAAGCAGCCGTCGCGCTCGCTGAGCGATATCCTTTTGTGTACGCGTCAGTCGGTGTTCATCCGCACGAGGTCAAACATGTCCGGGACGGCTGGTACGATGAATTCCGGCGCCTGGCGAAAAACAAAAACGTGGTGGCCTATGGGGAAATCGGGCTCGACTACCATTACAATCACTCCTCACCAGATGAACAACGTGATCGGTTCCGCGAACAGATTCAGCTTGCGCGCGAGCTCGCGCTGCCCGTGATCATTCACACGAGGGAGGCACAGGAGGATACGGTTACAATTCTAAAGGAAGAGAGAGCGTCAGAGATTGGTGGGGTATTTCACTGTTTTTCCGGAGATAGCTGGCTGGCGGAAAAAGCTTTGGAGCTTGGATTCTACCTGTCGTTTTCCGGAATTCTCACGTTTCAAAACGCGACTCCGCTGCGCGAGATCGCCAAACAGACCCCGTTGGATCGCGTGCTCATCGAAACCGATTGCCCATATCTCACGCCCGTTCCCTACCGAGGGAAACGCAACGAACCAGCCTATGTATCCCAGGTGGCCAAACAACTTGCCGTGCTCCACCCCGAACTGTCCCTCGACGATGTGCAGCGAATAACCACCGTGAATGCCAGGCGACTTTTCAAAATCGCCTGA
- a CDS encoding DUF3108 domain-containing protein, with protein MLGLSPFRLAHIRVPISICHPAVVSALVLLVGSIDAEALGETTRPFQIGERLTYEVSWLNLAAVIAVMEVAPTEGTRGEAGARLVGTAQSTPTITKFFPVDNRVESELDLKTLAPDHMTFRRREGKKKEDIEYLFHQKEGMVTTVGEGTAESLAIPAGTQDIISCLYYARTRLSPNPGASLKMNVYHDKKNRPVEVRVEAVETIEGAWGKTETLRVLVVMPFHGLFMNQGNIRVWVTNDERRTPVRMKAKVVLGSIVANLIDGLENRDTMQGS; from the coding sequence GTGCTAGGATTGTCACCTTTCCGGCTTGCCCACATTCGTGTTCCTATCAGCATCTGCCATCCTGCCGTCGTTTCAGCTCTGGTACTCCTTGTCGGTTCAATTGATGCAGAAGCGTTGGGCGAAACGACAAGGCCGTTCCAGATCGGAGAACGACTGACGTACGAGGTCTCTTGGCTCAATTTGGCGGCTGTGATCGCCGTGATGGAGGTGGCTCCGACGGAAGGCACGAGGGGTGAAGCAGGTGCCAGGTTGGTTGGGACGGCGCAATCAACACCGACCATTACCAAGTTCTTCCCAGTAGATAACCGCGTTGAATCTGAACTGGATCTCAAGACGCTCGCTCCCGACCATATGACGTTCCGTCGGCGCGAAGGCAAAAAGAAGGAAGACATCGAGTACCTGTTCCATCAAAAGGAGGGCATGGTCACGACCGTCGGAGAAGGAACGGCGGAGTCGCTCGCCATTCCAGCCGGGACCCAGGATATCATTTCATGCTTGTACTATGCGCGTACGCGGTTGTCGCCGAATCCAGGCGCCTCGTTGAAAATGAACGTGTATCATGACAAGAAAAATCGTCCGGTCGAGGTTCGTGTTGAGGCTGTCGAGACCATTGAAGGAGCCTGGGGAAAGACGGAGACCCTGCGGGTGCTTGTGGTTATGCCGTTCCATGGGCTGTTTATGAATCAGGGCAACATCCGTGTTTGGGTCACGAATGATGAACGGAGGACTCCTGTTCGAATGAAAGCGAAGGTCGTGCTTGGATCGATCGTGGCCAATCTGATCGATGGCCTCGAGAATCGGGACACAATGCAAGGGTCCTGA
- a CDS encoding N-acetylmuramoyl-L-alanine amidase, translating into MRARKPRLLSIKSLTLLLSSTIFLSAYGILIQAAWAWTSHDHYPLPVMSSEHSRVAGTTASLAPVTVRNFPVMTTPERTRLVLDLDWHATVIQQRATNPSRVMIALPNARLSQPVQTKATNGTIPSPFIVTQPSSHAVTVSLPTISFRTYRHFSLSHPPRLVIDVTPPPAQVLPNTPDSHGVPQQSTSPVSQPITPRAKGYTTIVIDPGHGGKDPGARGLRKTEEKDITLKVGLQLRELLGRRPGVRVLMTRDRDMFIDLEDRARFANSNEADLFVSIHVNSHPSRAVKGIEIYHFGEAKDQRALEVAARENGTPISNTGVGWEYLVADLLTTKKIEASLDLAWNAKEAMISRMNGQYVVNDHGVKTAPFYVLRFTSMPSILAEIAYISNPDEEDLLRKPAFVRDVAQSLYHGIVSFLTDNRQNIR; encoded by the coding sequence ATGCGCGCACGAAAGCCTCGGCTGCTTTCAATCAAGTCCCTCACCCTTCTCTTGTCCAGTACCATCTTCCTGTCCGCATACGGGATCCTCATCCAAGCGGCCTGGGCTTGGACTTCCCATGATCACTATCCTCTGCCGGTGATGTCATCGGAACACAGTCGCGTCGCAGGAACGACTGCTTCCCTTGCTCCCGTTACCGTTCGCAATTTCCCTGTGATGACGACCCCGGAGAGAACCAGACTGGTCTTGGATCTTGATTGGCATGCCACTGTCATCCAACAACGAGCGACCAATCCAAGTCGCGTGATGATCGCCCTTCCCAACGCAAGGCTCAGCCAACCAGTTCAAACGAAGGCCACGAATGGGACCATCCCGTCACCCTTCATAGTCACTCAACCATCCTCCCACGCTGTCACGGTGTCTCTTCCGACCATCTCGTTCCGGACCTATAGGCACTTCTCTCTTTCTCATCCGCCTCGCTTAGTCATTGACGTGACTCCGCCCCCTGCACAAGTCCTTCCTAACACACCTGACTCGCATGGAGTCCCTCAGCAGTCAACTTCACCAGTCTCGCAACCCATAACGCCGCGCGCCAAGGGATACACAACCATTGTGATCGATCCCGGCCATGGTGGGAAAGATCCTGGCGCAAGAGGCCTCAGAAAGACCGAGGAGAAGGATATTACCCTCAAGGTGGGACTCCAGCTTCGTGAGCTCCTAGGCCGACGGCCTGGCGTACGCGTGTTGATGACCCGGGACCGTGATATGTTCATTGACCTGGAAGACCGGGCCAGGTTTGCAAACAGCAACGAAGCCGATCTCTTTGTCTCCATCCATGTCAACTCTCATCCGTCACGCGCGGTCAAAGGGATTGAAATCTATCACTTTGGAGAGGCCAAGGATCAGCGGGCTCTCGAGGTCGCAGCACGGGAGAACGGCACCCCCATCAGCAACACCGGAGTCGGATGGGAATACCTCGTGGCGGATCTCTTAACGACGAAGAAGATCGAGGCGTCCCTTGACCTCGCTTGGAACGCGAAAGAAGCCATGATTTCCCGGATGAACGGGCAATACGTGGTCAACGACCATGGCGTGAAGACGGCACCATTTTATGTATTGCGGTTTACGAGTATGCCGAGCATCCTGGCCGAGATCGCCTATATTTCCAACCCTGATGAAGAAGATCTCCTCAGAAAACCTGCGTTCGTCCGGGATGTCGCTCAATCCCTCTACCATGGCATTGTTTCATTCCTTACCGATAATCGACAGAACATCCGATGA
- the ispF gene encoding 2-C-methyl-D-erythritol 2,4-cyclodiphosphate synthase gives MKKGSRIGYGYDVHPLGADRQLILGGIEIPHTKGLLGHSDSDVLVHAICDALLGAMGEGDLGRHYPSSDPKYKGISSLKLLEDVTVKLQAKGYRVGNIDSVIVAQAPRLGPHLPTMQKKIAEIAGIEPDLVNVKVKSGEGLDAVGREEAMTAHAVCLIEPV, from the coding sequence ATGAAGAAGGGATCTCGTATCGGCTATGGCTATGATGTCCACCCGCTCGGAGCGGATCGTCAATTGATCCTGGGAGGAATTGAGATTCCACACACGAAAGGATTGCTCGGCCATTCTGACTCTGACGTCCTCGTTCACGCGATTTGCGATGCTTTATTGGGGGCGATGGGGGAGGGGGATCTCGGTCGGCACTATCCAAGTTCCGATCCCAAGTATAAGGGGATCTCAAGTTTGAAACTCTTGGAAGACGTCACGGTGAAGCTGCAAGCGAAGGGGTATCGGGTGGGAAATATCGACAGCGTGATTGTGGCCCAGGCCCCTCGGCTTGGTCCGCATCTTCCGACGATGCAGAAGAAAATAGCGGAAATTGCCGGCATCGAGCCGGATCTAGTCAATGTAAAGGTGAAAAGTGGGGAAGGCTTGGATGCGGTCGGACGAGAAGAGGCGATGACCGCTCACGCGGTATGTTTGATAGAACCGGTTTGA
- the truA gene encoding tRNA pseudouridine(38-40) synthase TruA, producing MPIIKLILEYDGTAYAGWQRQPDQPTIQEALEIAILGVTQTSVSVMGAGRTDAGVHALGQAASFRIDRDMTPREWTRALNAHLPKSIVVRSSALMPNTFHARHSAQGKLYEYRILNRPERPAVERDYCWHIHQPLDDAAMNKAGMALIGSHDFSSFQTQPTDNDDPICHLQRFTVFREGDRLQIEAYADRFLKQMVRSIVGTLVEVGLSKRTPESLSTILKARDRSAAGKTAPPHGLFLVRVDYK from the coding sequence ATGCCCATCATCAAACTGATTCTCGAATATGACGGCACGGCCTACGCAGGCTGGCAGCGTCAGCCCGACCAGCCGACGATCCAAGAAGCCCTCGAAATAGCTATCCTAGGCGTTACTCAAACCAGCGTATCCGTCATGGGCGCGGGGCGCACTGATGCAGGAGTGCACGCGCTGGGTCAAGCCGCGAGTTTTCGTATCGATCGAGATATGACGCCCCGGGAATGGACCAGGGCGCTGAACGCCCATCTCCCGAAGAGTATTGTGGTGCGATCATCCGCGCTCATGCCGAACACGTTCCACGCGAGACATTCGGCTCAAGGCAAATTGTATGAATATCGCATTCTGAATCGCCCGGAGCGTCCGGCGGTTGAGCGCGACTATTGCTGGCACATCCATCAGCCTCTCGACGACGCTGCGATGAATAAGGCCGGGATGGCCCTGATCGGCTCACACGATTTTTCTTCGTTTCAGACCCAGCCAACCGACAACGACGATCCCATCTGTCATCTGCAGCGATTCACCGTCTTCCGCGAAGGCGATCGGCTGCAGATCGAAGCCTATGCTGATCGGTTCTTGAAGCAAATGGTCCGCTCGATCGTCGGGACACTCGTGGAGGTCGGCTTGAGCAAGCGCACACCGGAGAGCCTCAGTACCATCCTCAAGGCACGTGACCGCTCGGCTGCCGGTAAAACAGCTCCTCCGCATGGGCTCTTCCTAGTGCGAGTCGACTATAAGTAA
- the cysE gene encoding serine O-acetyltransferase encodes MLAKIKQDLQAVFDRDPAATSKLEVILTYAGFHALLAYRISHWLKSYEVPILPRVISQLARWVTGVEIHPSAKIGTGFFIDHGMGVVIGETAEIGDYVTLFQDVTLGGTGKERGKRHPTLGNHVVVGAGAKILGGIKIGDNVKIGANSVVLKHVPANSTVIGVPARVIKSQGERLPDATMDQVDLPDPISDRLIALEQELIELRKKVDDRNS; translated from the coding sequence ATGTTAGCGAAAATTAAACAAGATCTCCAAGCCGTTTTCGACCGGGACCCGGCGGCCACAAGCAAGCTCGAAGTGATCCTCACCTATGCAGGCTTCCACGCACTGCTCGCCTATCGCATCTCCCATTGGCTCAAGTCATACGAAGTACCGATCCTGCCGCGCGTGATTTCGCAATTGGCCCGTTGGGTGACCGGCGTGGAGATCCATCCTTCCGCCAAAATCGGGACCGGCTTTTTCATCGATCATGGCATGGGAGTTGTGATCGGAGAGACGGCGGAGATCGGCGATTATGTCACCCTCTTTCAAGACGTAACCTTGGGAGGAACGGGCAAGGAACGTGGCAAACGGCATCCGACGCTCGGCAATCATGTGGTGGTGGGGGCCGGTGCGAAGATTCTCGGCGGCATCAAGATCGGCGATAACGTCAAGATCGGCGCAAATTCGGTCGTGTTGAAACACGTGCCTGCTAATTCGACGGTGATCGGTGTGCCGGCCCGGGTCATCAAGTCCCAGGGCGAACGCCTGCCTGACGCGACGATGGATCAGGTCGATCTGCCCGATCCGATTAGTGACCGCCTGATCGCCCTGGAGCAGGAATTGATCGAACTCCGCAAAAAAGTCGATGACCGGAATTCCTGA
- the fbp gene encoding class 1 fructose-bisphosphatase, producing MREFPLTLSRFIIQSQASHPSATGEFSNLLTQIGLVGKLISQDLRRAGLINILGATDDTNVQGETVKKLDAIANDDFVKVFQHSGYVCALASEEMEKPISIPDNWPHGKYMLLFDPLDGSSNTDNNMPLGAIFSVLKYDRDDRLPTEGELMRRGTEQIAAGYLLYGSSTMLVYTVGKGVYGFTLEPGIGEYLLSHERIRIPEKGKVYAVNEGNCHKWSEGTKKYVDSLKVSDKATGRPYSSRYSGCLVADVHRLLLGGGIYLYPGEVDKPEGKLRLLYEANPLAFVVEQAGGKASTGTSRVLEVEPKKLHQRVPLIIGSRQDVEQAEAYIQGKD from the coding sequence ATGAGAGAGTTTCCCCTTACTTTAAGCCGCTTTATCATTCAGAGTCAGGCTTCGCATCCCAGCGCGACAGGGGAATTTTCGAACCTCTTGACCCAGATCGGTCTTGTCGGCAAGCTCATTTCGCAGGATCTTCGTCGAGCCGGACTGATCAACATTCTTGGTGCGACCGACGACACGAATGTGCAGGGAGAAACGGTCAAGAAGCTGGACGCCATCGCCAACGACGACTTCGTCAAAGTCTTTCAACACAGCGGGTATGTCTGCGCCTTGGCCTCGGAAGAAATGGAAAAACCGATCTCGATCCCGGACAATTGGCCGCACGGCAAGTACATGTTGCTGTTCGATCCGCTCGATGGCTCCTCGAACACGGACAACAATATGCCGCTCGGGGCCATTTTCTCCGTCCTGAAGTACGACCGGGACGATCGGTTGCCTACCGAGGGGGAGTTGATGCGTCGGGGGACCGAACAAATCGCGGCCGGGTATCTCCTGTACGGATCCAGTACCATGCTGGTGTATACCGTGGGGAAAGGTGTGTATGGATTCACGCTCGAACCCGGCATCGGAGAATATCTCCTGTCGCACGAAAGGATCAGGATTCCGGAAAAGGGCAAGGTCTACGCTGTCAACGAAGGGAACTGCCACAAGTGGTCGGAGGGAACCAAGAAGTATGTGGATTCACTCAAAGTCAGCGACAAGGCGACAGGCCGTCCGTACAGCAGCCGGTATTCGGGTTGTCTGGTGGCCGACGTGCACCGCCTGTTGCTCGGCGGAGGAATTTATCTCTATCCGGGTGAAGTCGACAAACCGGAGGGGAAACTCAGGCTGCTCTACGAGGCCAATCCGTTGGCGTTTGTCGTCGAGCAGGCCGGCGGAAAAGCCTCAACGGGGACATCGAGAGTGTTGGAAGTGGAGCCCAAGAAATTGCACCAGCGCGTGCCGCTGATCATCGGAAGCCGACAAGATGTCGAGCAAGCTGAAGCGTACATTCAGGGGAAAGACTAG
- a CDS encoding NYN domain-containing protein, whose amino-acid sequence MPTHLIVDGYNVLAGAGSLSGHLESARETLVHDLAAYRHRKNYFITVVFDGWQQGRPSEQREHRAGVQVIYSKRGERADQVIQRLAREYGADCAVVSSDHEIVNAAKAHGAFSIGAREFAGKLRMSSGAVGTIPYKELDSGDDTRPRRGPEKKGNPRKLPKAQRQRDRRLRRF is encoded by the coding sequence ATGCCGACACATCTGATCGTCGATGGGTATAACGTGCTGGCTGGTGCCGGAAGCCTTTCCGGACACCTTGAATCGGCCCGCGAAACGTTGGTGCACGATCTTGCGGCCTATCGGCATCGAAAGAATTACTTCATCACCGTCGTCTTCGACGGCTGGCAGCAGGGCCGACCATCGGAGCAGCGGGAGCATCGTGCCGGAGTCCAGGTGATCTATTCAAAACGGGGTGAGCGGGCGGATCAGGTCATCCAACGGTTGGCACGGGAGTATGGGGCGGATTGTGCGGTCGTCAGCTCCGATCACGAGATCGTGAATGCGGCCAAAGCCCATGGGGCCTTTTCCATAGGTGCTCGGGAGTTTGCGGGTAAGCTCCGCATGTCATCGGGGGCGGTCGGCACCATACCATACAAAGAACTAGATTCTGGGGACGACACTCGCCCGAGACGCGGACCGGAGAAGAAGGGAAATCCTCGCAAGCTTCCAAAGGCGCAGAGGCAGCGAGACCGCCGACTCAGGCGATTTTGA
- a CDS encoding phosphomannomutase/phosphoglucomutase — MGLFREYDLRGIVGTELTEDLAERLGRAYSTYVSVRGVTTISVGRDGRLSSPALHKALLKGLLAGGLDVIDIGICPSPLVYFSLFTLPVGGGIMITGSHNAAEYNGFKICVGRTAIHGEEIQELRRVMEKGAFVSGKGRLSEHPIIPDYMAYIHQHFSHVQANRLHVVIDSGNGAASLVAKEALELLGCKVTGLYCDLDGRFPNHHPDPTVLDNLSDLMQAVKEHGADVGIGYDGDADRIGAVDEQGNVLWGDRLLVLYARDILTVKPGSTIISEVKASQSLYDDIVKRGGRAIMWKTGHSLMKAKMKEEAAVLAGEMSGHMFFADRYFGYDDAVYASCRLIEILAKAGQPLSALVSDLPRSVVTPEIRVDLPDTVKFDVVEQIRQRFTEYLKTRQGLGPKKLALKNLITIDGVRAIFDDGWGLIRASNTQPALVLRFEATSSAQLNIIQALIENELAMAKRALGC; from the coding sequence GTGGGGTTGTTTCGAGAATATGATCTCAGAGGAATTGTCGGTACCGAATTGACCGAGGATCTGGCAGAACGTTTGGGTCGAGCCTATTCCACGTATGTGAGTGTGCGTGGAGTGACCACGATCAGCGTGGGGCGGGATGGTCGGCTGAGCTCCCCGGCCCTCCACAAGGCGCTTCTGAAGGGGTTGCTCGCCGGTGGGCTCGATGTCATCGACATCGGAATTTGTCCCTCCCCGTTGGTGTACTTCTCATTGTTCACCCTGCCGGTCGGCGGCGGCATCATGATTACCGGGAGCCACAACGCGGCAGAATATAACGGGTTCAAGATCTGTGTCGGAAGAACCGCCATCCATGGAGAAGAAATTCAGGAACTTCGAAGAGTGATGGAAAAAGGTGCATTCGTGTCGGGGAAGGGGCGTCTCTCCGAGCATCCGATCATTCCTGACTATATGGCTTACATTCACCAACACTTCTCTCATGTCCAAGCGAACCGGCTGCATGTCGTGATCGATAGCGGGAACGGGGCGGCCTCCCTTGTCGCCAAAGAAGCACTTGAGTTGCTGGGATGTAAGGTAACAGGGCTCTATTGCGATCTGGACGGACGCTTTCCCAATCACCATCCTGACCCCACGGTCCTCGATAACCTCTCCGACCTCATGCAGGCGGTGAAGGAGCATGGGGCCGATGTGGGAATCGGGTATGATGGGGATGCGGACCGAATTGGGGCTGTCGACGAGCAGGGCAATGTTCTGTGGGGGGACCGCCTCCTGGTTCTCTACGCGAGAGATATCCTGACTGTGAAACCGGGCAGCACCATCATCTCGGAAGTCAAGGCATCGCAGAGTCTCTACGATGACATTGTCAAGCGCGGCGGACGCGCCATCATGTGGAAGACCGGCCATTCGCTGATGAAGGCGAAAATGAAAGAAGAGGCGGCGGTATTGGCCGGTGAAATGTCCGGGCACATGTTTTTTGCCGATCGGTATTTCGGGTATGACGATGCAGTCTATGCGTCGTGCCGGCTCATAGAAATTTTGGCGAAAGCCGGACAGCCGCTTTCCGCCTTAGTGTCGGATCTGCCTCGGTCGGTCGTCACACCAGAGATACGAGTGGATCTTCCTGATACCGTCAAGTTCGATGTCGTTGAGCAGATTCGCCAGAGATTCACCGAGTATTTGAAGACCAGGCAAGGCCTCGGGCCGAAGAAACTGGCGCTCAAAAACCTGATCACGATCGACGGCGTCCGTGCGATATTCGACGACGGGTGGGGGCTGATCAGGGCTTCCAATACCCAACCAGCCTTAGTACTGAGATTTGAAGCCACCTCTTCCGCACAACTCAACATCATTCAGGCGCTCATAGAAAATGAACTCGCGATGGCGAAACGAGCGCTCGGGTGCTAG
- the exbB gene encoding TonB-system energizer ExbB: protein MDALKDLVDYGIIGLLLALSLWALAVAVERWLYYRRVGLNQFENIQIMEIDLTKRLVVIGTVAANAPYIGLLGTVLGIMLTFHTMGTSGTMAVSSIMVGLSLALKATAIGLLVAIPCVVLNNILRRRVSELLTLYKVQHGA, encoded by the coding sequence ATGGACGCGCTTAAGGATTTGGTGGATTACGGGATCATTGGGCTGCTCTTAGCGCTCAGTCTCTGGGCACTGGCCGTGGCGGTGGAACGATGGCTCTACTATCGACGTGTGGGCCTCAATCAGTTCGAGAATATTCAGATCATGGAAATCGACCTGACAAAACGGCTGGTCGTGATCGGAACGGTGGCTGCCAATGCGCCGTACATTGGTCTCTTGGGCACCGTGTTGGGGATTATGTTGACCTTCCATACGATGGGCACATCGGGAACGATGGCGGTCAGTTCCATTATGGTCGGGTTAAGCCTGGCGCTCAAGGCGACGGCTATTGGGCTGTTGGTCGCGATCCCGTGCGTCGTGCTGAACAACATCCTCCGACGTCGTGTCTCCGAACTGCTTACGCTGTACAAGGTGCAGCATGGAGCGTGA